A window of the Streptomyces sp. Ag109_O5-10 genome harbors these coding sequences:
- a CDS encoding class E sortase, with translation MGHGERRWRARRRRVLWTGGELLVTVGVVLMLLVVHQLWWTNREAKQGAERKVEALEREWGSGGGAVDGSGGSGGAEGTGGSGAAAGSATSGGAAGSGGARSSYTTRVVASQAYAVLVIPRLGLRVPVAEGVSKPKVLNHGYVGHYPGTQQPGQAGNFALAGHRNTHGEPFRYLPRLRLGDPVEVETASATYTYVVDQVLPQTSARDTGVVRPVPRSVVKPSYGYKEPGYYITLTTCTPEFTSRYRMVVWGRLVSTRPRA, from the coding sequence GTGGGGCACGGTGAGCGGCGGTGGCGGGCCCGGCGTCGGCGGGTGCTGTGGACCGGGGGCGAACTGCTCGTCACGGTGGGCGTGGTGCTGATGCTCCTGGTCGTGCACCAGCTGTGGTGGACCAACCGGGAGGCGAAGCAGGGGGCCGAGCGGAAGGTCGAGGCCCTGGAGCGGGAGTGGGGTTCCGGGGGAGGGGCGGTGGACGGCTCCGGGGGATCGGGGGGTGCGGAGGGGACGGGCGGTTCCGGTGCGGCCGCCGGGTCCGCCACGTCCGGTGGGGCCGCCGGGTCCGGCGGGGCGCGGTCGTCGTACACCACCCGGGTCGTCGCCTCCCAGGCCTACGCCGTCCTCGTCATCCCGCGGCTCGGGCTGCGCGTGCCGGTCGCCGAGGGCGTCAGCAAGCCGAAGGTGCTCAACCACGGGTACGTCGGCCACTACCCCGGCACCCAGCAGCCGGGCCAGGCCGGGAACTTCGCGCTCGCCGGGCACCGGAACACGCACGGCGAGCCGTTCCGGTACCTGCCGCGGCTCCGGCTCGGGGACCCCGTCGAGGTGGAGACGGCGTCGGCGACCTACACGTACGTCGTGGACCAGGTCCTGCCGCAGACGTCGGCGCGCGACACGGGGGTCGTACGGCCCGTACCGCGGTCGGTCGTGAAGCCGTCGTACGGGTACAAGGAGCCGGGGTACTACATCACGCTCACCACCTGCACCCCGGAGTTCACCTCCCGGTACCGGATGGTGGTGTGGGGGAGGCTGGTGTCCACGCGGCCGCGGGCGTGA